A region of the Candidatus Gastranaerophilales bacterium genome:
TACCTGCTTTAAGTATATTGTATATTGAGATTATAAAAAAATATACCAAGCACATAATATTCGCATTAGAATAATGGATTTCCAAACGGGCAATTAATAATTATCTTCCTTAAATTTCTCTATCCATATATATGTATTTTTACAAGCCGAATTATCTAATCGTTCTGCTTCCTTCTTCAACTTTTCAAATATTATAAAAAAATTTCTGTCAGGATTTTTAAAAGGATTAGCTGAGGTATCTTTGTTAGTTGATTTTACAAAAATATCTTTTGTTTCGGTATTATTTTGTTTGTCTTTATCGAAAAACATAACAAATTCCCCATAATAATTATGTTACAGACCTCATTATTACAGAGATGAGAAAGAATTTAATCAGAGTAAAGTTTAATATTTTTTATTTGTGCTAAAAAAAAAGAAGCCTGTTTCCAAGCTTCTTTTCAACATTTCTAGTTACATTATACAATGTAAATTCTGGTAGAAGTACCTTTTCTTCTCATATCAATTCTACCTTCTCTGGCTAACCAGCCCAGTGCTAATGCGGCACTATCACCGGTCATTTTAAGATCTT
Encoded here:
- a CDS encoding winged helix-turn-helix domain-containing protein; this encodes MLATEISIEINAIGEDAGRIFEYISDKGDCTMAALKKDLKMTGDSAALALGWLAREGRIDMRRKGTSTRIYIV